From a single Bacteroidia bacterium genomic region:
- a CDS encoding ABC transporter permease has translation MFDIDKWQEIFSTIGKNKLRTFLTAFSVAWGIFMLVILLGAGNGLQNGVANMFKDDAINSIWISSGTTSLAYKGLQPGRRVQFTNEDYDAVRTQVEGLDHISARFNIQSAVTVNYKDEFGAFSVRCVHPDFQYLEKTLVVEGRYINEKDIAEHRKVTAIGVRVRDALFLHETAIGKYINLNGIAFKVVGIFEDEGNEGETETMYIPITTAQRTFNGANHINQMMVTVGDASLEESQMIADQIKTKLSKRNNFDPEDPKAAYVRNSIEQYQNIMGVLGGIQAFIWVIGIGTILAGVVGVGNIMMIVVKERTKEIGIRKAIGATPWSILSLIIQESIFITSMAGYLGLILGVGLLALVASFVPADTPMFSNPEINLGVALQATILLVFAGTMAGLVPAIKAARIRPIEALRDE, from the coding sequence ATGTTTGATATAGACAAGTGGCAGGAAATATTTTCAACCATCGGGAAAAATAAACTCCGCACCTTCCTGACAGCCTTTAGCGTAGCCTGGGGGATATTTATGCTTGTGATACTCCTGGGTGCAGGAAATGGCCTGCAAAACGGCGTCGCCAATATGTTTAAAGATGATGCTATCAACAGCATCTGGATTTCAAGCGGAACAACCAGTCTGGCTTATAAAGGACTTCAACCCGGACGGCGGGTGCAGTTTACCAATGAAGATTACGATGCGGTGCGTACGCAGGTAGAGGGATTAGATCATATCAGTGCGAGATTTAATATACAGTCAGCCGTAACTGTCAATTATAAAGATGAGTTTGGTGCCTTCTCCGTTCGCTGTGTGCACCCTGACTTTCAGTACCTGGAAAAAACCCTGGTAGTAGAAGGTCGCTATATCAATGAAAAGGACATTGCCGAACACCGTAAGGTGACGGCTATCGGTGTAAGAGTAAGAGATGCACTTTTTCTTCATGAGACCGCCATCGGAAAATACATCAACCTCAACGGCATCGCGTTCAAAGTAGTCGGTATTTTTGAGGATGAGGGAAATGAGGGAGAAACAGAAACGATGTATATCCCGATTACCACAGCACAGCGCACGTTCAATGGAGCCAATCATATCAATCAGATGATGGTCACCGTGGGCGATGCCAGTCTGGAAGAAAGCCAGATGATCGCAGACCAGATCAAAACGAAACTCTCCAAAAGAAATAATTTTGACCCCGAAGATCCCAAGGCTGCTTATGTCCGCAACAGCATTGAACAGTACCAGAATATTATGGGTGTGCTGGGCGGCATTCAGGCTTTTATATGGGTAATCGGCATAGGAACGATCCTGGCCGGGGTAGTCGGCGTCGGTAATATTATGATGATTGTGGTGAAAGAAAGGACAAAAGAGATCGGGATCCGAAAAGCAATCGGTGCGACTCCGTGGTCTATCCTGAGTCTGATCATTCAGGAATCGATATTTATAACTTCAATGGCGGGTTATCTGGGACTGATTCTGGGAGTAGGGCTATTGGCATTGGTCGCATCCTTTGTACCTGCCGATACGCCAATGTTTTCAAATCCTGAGATTAACCTGGGCGTCGCCCTTCAGGCGACGATTTTACTTGTATTTGCAGGGACAATGGCCGGGCTGGTTCCCGCCATTAAAGCTGCGCGGATCCGTCCGATTGAAGCACTTAGAGATGAATAA
- a CDS encoding ABC transporter ATP-binding protein produces MLILKDIHKSYQIGHNSLHVLKGINLEIKEGELVSIMGSSGSGKSTLLNILGILDNYDSGSYTLNGTLIKDLSETKAAVYRNKLIGFIFQSFNLISFKNAVENVALPLYYQNVGRIKRNKLALEYLDKVGLAAWADHQPNELSGGQKQRVAIARALISQPKLILADEPTGALDSQTSLEVMEVLKEINRSGITVVIVTHEHDIAAMTNRIIRLRDGQIEANEIVSR; encoded by the coding sequence ATGCTCATACTCAAAGACATTCACAAATCTTACCAGATTGGACATAACTCCCTGCATGTATTAAAAGGAATCAACCTGGAGATCAAAGAAGGCGAGCTGGTATCCATTATGGGATCATCGGGGTCGGGTAAATCTACCCTGCTGAACATTCTGGGTATTCTCGACAATTATGATTCGGGATCCTATACGCTCAATGGGACACTAATAAAGGATTTGTCGGAAACCAAGGCCGCCGTTTACAGAAATAAGCTCATCGGGTTTATTTTTCAGTCATTTAACCTTATTTCCTTTAAAAATGCCGTGGAGAATGTTGCGCTCCCGCTCTACTATCAAAATGTTGGCCGGATCAAACGCAACAAGCTGGCCCTCGAATATCTCGATAAAGTAGGTCTCGCTGCATGGGCAGACCACCAACCCAATGAGCTCTCTGGCGGACAAAAGCAGCGCGTAGCTATTGCCCGGGCACTTATTTCCCAACCTAAACTGATTCTTGCCGATGAACCTACCGGTGCGCTTGACTCTCAGACTTCTTTGGAGGTAATGGAGGTGCTCAAAGAAATTAACCGCTCCGGCATAACCGTGGTAATCGTAACCCACGAACATGATATCGCCGCCATGACCAATCGCATCATCAGGCTTCGCGACGGCCAGATTGAAGCCAACGAAATCGTTTCCCGGTAA
- a CDS encoding DUF4846 domain-containing protein, producing MDKLYKIALLLLWTFLGFQAISQNDYRWKDSCLSANALDFRIPVPDGYQRLPVPAHSFGEWLRQLPLKPGRPQVMLYNGEPKHNQNAHFLVIDIDPGTRDLQQCADAVMRLKAEYHFACGEYSQIHFNFTSGDRADYMRYRDGYRPQFTGNKVYWSKSAASDGSYKNFRKYMDLVFSYAGTFSLDKELLVVEDITQIQPGDVFIQGGFPGHAVMVVDVAENIETGKRIFLLAQSYMPAQEMHVLRNPTDKSLNPWYPVTEGQLYTPEWTFQEGTLKRFGNK from the coding sequence ATGGATAAACTGTATAAGATTGCTCTGCTGCTGTTGTGGACTTTCTTGGGTTTTCAGGCAATTTCCCAAAATGATTATCGCTGGAAAGATTCCTGTCTTTCAGCTAATGCCCTGGATTTTCGGATTCCTGTCCCTGATGGTTATCAAAGGCTGCCGGTTCCGGCCCATAGTTTTGGTGAATGGCTCCGGCAACTTCCCCTAAAACCAGGCCGCCCTCAGGTGATGTTGTATAATGGAGAACCCAAACACAATCAGAATGCACACTTTCTGGTGATCGATATAGACCCGGGCACCCGCGATCTTCAACAATGTGCCGATGCAGTCATGCGGCTCAAAGCCGAATATCATTTTGCATGCGGCGAGTATAGCCAGATTCATTTTAATTTCACCTCCGGCGACCGGGCCGATTACATGCGGTACCGCGATGGCTATCGGCCGCAGTTTACCGGTAATAAAGTGTACTGGAGTAAATCTGCTGCGTCAGATGGCAGTTATAAAAATTTTCGAAAATATATGGACCTGGTCTTCTCCTATGCCGGAACCTTTTCGCTAGATAAAGAGTTGTTGGTAGTGGAAGATATAACGCAGATCCAGCCTGGTGATGTTTTTATTCAGGGAGGATTTCCGGGGCATGCCGTGATGGTAGTGGATGTAGCCGAGAATATTGAAACCGGAAAACGGATCTTTCTGCTGGCGCAGAGTTATATGCCTGCTCAGGAAATGCATGTGCTCCGCAATCCTACGGATAAATCGCTGAACCCATGGTATCCGGTAACAGAAGGACAGCTTTATACGCCTGAATGGACATTTCAGGAAGGGACTTTGAAGCGATTTGGTAATAAATAA
- a CDS encoding PKD domain-containing protein, whose translation MEQANTPSNQFEEYLGKIEAREKVRRRKTKLKWFLLLAFMGSGFVLYQQSGSLEKKESLRRFSVTDLDPDLVNGIFAQNEEPIIVYHPEIGNDTVASVNEYYQILNLIDLIEMGRKAYTDMEKRSSDSSQTAPLQTFVVDVAGERQIKRKLTFTVEDYNPEFEYELDFGNGVVKPIKDRTVYAYPLPGHFDLTLKATSKDGRSSTYVKKYEIISGDGSVNLANNN comes from the coding sequence ATGGAACAGGCGAATACCCCCTCAAACCAGTTCGAAGAATATTTGGGCAAAATTGAAGCGCGTGAGAAGGTCAGGCGCAGAAAAACCAAACTTAAATGGTTTTTGTTGTTGGCTTTTATGGGATCCGGTTTTGTATTATATCAGCAGTCGGGTTCATTAGAAAAAAAAGAATCTCTGAGAAGATTTTCGGTCACTGACCTGGATCCTGATCTGGTCAATGGGATTTTTGCGCAAAACGAAGAACCAATCATTGTCTATCACCCAGAAATTGGCAACGACACCGTTGCATCGGTAAATGAGTACTATCAGATATTAAATCTGATTGACCTGATTGAAATGGGACGGAAGGCATATACAGATATGGAAAAAAGATCCTCTGACAGCAGTCAGACTGCACCGCTGCAAACTTTCGTGGTAGATGTTGCCGGGGAGCGTCAGATCAAAAGAAAACTGACCTTTACGGTTGAAGACTATAATCCGGAGTTTGAATATGAACTTGACTTTGGAAATGGCGTCGTCAAGCCGATTAAGGATCGCACGGTATATGCTTACCCCCTGCCGGGTCATTTTGACCTTACCCTCAAGGCCACAAGCAAAGACGGGCGAAGCAGCACCTATGTTAAAAAGTATGAAATCATTTCGGGAGATGGCTCGGTCAATCTTGCCAACAACAATTAA
- a CDS encoding TPM domain-containing protein, producing MKKAHIFTEQELSQIEASVKESESKTSGEIVPVFVNQCASYPIAIYKGGTALAFFAFVVLILLDRFAHGFIFYDPFWYLLVVCGAGVSGGLAVRYIPALQRWLAGSEHLREMAYFKANQFFLREEVFQTVDRTGIMIFVAWFEHQVIVMADKGISKVVEQAAWDQIVAEMIIAIKNGNVTEGIISAVNACAKILVDKGVEIQPDDTDELSNQLRTE from the coding sequence ATGAAAAAAGCACATATTTTCACTGAGCAGGAACTCAGCCAGATTGAAGCATCTGTAAAAGAATCGGAAAGCAAAACTTCTGGTGAAATTGTTCCGGTATTTGTCAATCAATGCGCATCCTACCCTATCGCAATATATAAAGGAGGCACGGCTCTCGCATTCTTTGCTTTTGTGGTACTCATTCTGCTTGATCGCTTTGCCCACGGGTTCATATTTTATGATCCTTTTTGGTATTTGCTGGTGGTATGTGGTGCAGGCGTTTCCGGTGGACTCGCTGTGCGTTATATCCCCGCACTACAACGATGGCTTGCCGGGAGCGAACATCTGCGGGAAATGGCATATTTTAAGGCCAACCAGTTTTTTCTTCGGGAAGAAGTATTTCAGACTGTTGACCGAACCGGGATCATGATTTTTGTGGCTTGGTTTGAGCATCAGGTTATTGTCATGGCTGACAAAGGGATCAGTAAAGTAGTAGAGCAGGCAGCATGGGACCAGATCGTAGCGGAAATGATCATCGCCATCAAAAATGGCAATGTTACAGAAGGCATCATATCTGCGGTGAATGCATGCGCAAAAATCCTTGTGGATAAGGGCGTTGAAATTCAGCCTGATGATACAGACGAACTATCCAATCAGCTACGAACAGAGTAA
- a CDS encoding TPM domain-containing protein, with translation MSLRYLLFSIFSLITFQGFSLDVPYLTGNVNDYAGILTRPGFNTISQTLIAHEKNTTNQIVVLTIPSLNGEDIETYANRVFNTWQLGQKDKNNGVLVVIAKQEKKLRIEVGYGLEPILTDYTCDQIIRSRMAPFFRKDDFTTGISEGTNAIIRVLTGDQNIRQELATENYPLWAKIIMGTFFSAIILFILYSIIGQGGFYSWFLGIFIMLLIWFMTPGLFGEKASRIIFWTYIGIFIGDKLYIGIQRLRGKWRGRSGGGSGNGGGGVSWGSGYSGGGGYSGGGGFSGGGGSSGSW, from the coding sequence ATGTCTCTCCGTTATCTTCTATTTAGCATTTTTTCCCTGATAACGTTTCAGGGTTTTTCGCTCGACGTACCCTACCTCACCGGGAACGTCAACGACTATGCAGGCATTCTCACCAGGCCAGGCTTTAACACAATAAGCCAGACCCTGATAGCACACGAAAAAAATACAACCAACCAGATTGTTGTACTCACTATACCTTCTTTAAATGGAGAAGATATTGAAACCTATGCCAATCGTGTCTTTAACACATGGCAGTTGGGGCAAAAGGACAAAAACAATGGGGTCCTGGTTGTGATTGCCAAACAGGAAAAAAAGTTAAGAATCGAAGTAGGCTACGGACTGGAGCCAATACTTACCGACTACACCTGCGACCAGATTATCCGTAGCAGAATGGCGCCCTTTTTTAGAAAAGACGATTTCACGACAGGCATTTCCGAAGGAACCAACGCGATCATCAGAGTGCTTACCGGAGATCAAAACATCAGGCAGGAATTGGCGACTGAAAATTATCCATTATGGGCCAAAATCATTATGGGTACTTTTTTTTCAGCGATAATACTATTTATCCTGTATTCCATTATCGGACAGGGGGGATTTTACAGCTGGTTTCTCGGAATCTTTATCATGCTGCTTATCTGGTTTATGACCCCCGGTTTATTTGGCGAAAAAGCAAGCCGGATTATATTCTGGACATACATCGGCATTTTTATTGGAGATAAATTATATATCGGGATCCAAAGGCTGCGTGGAAAGTGGCGGGGAAGGTCTGGCGGTGGTTCCGGAAATGGTGGTGGCGGAGTCAGCTGGGGCAGCGGATATTCAGGAGGGGGGGGATATTCCGGCGGCGGCGGATTTTCTGGCGGCGGCGGCAGCAGCGGTTCGTGGTAA
- a CDS encoding TonB family protein: protein MQNANKTTTVHKIDDYLLRIEAHEKAERRRKGLYALVLFAVVGIGFTVYKTISFQKNLRTFSVADLSYEKVQTLFTEDEAPIIVSHPDIGRDTVKSVEDYITVLNLLDLIEQNRNLAISVVDTLSGEETAEETAQNSLSPYMVDIDGERKQGRTLNFSIENYDPEVTYMLDFGNGSRRRVGKSFTYTYEQPGNYRIQLYSTKNAVSNTYTKRVQISQDERMATQIASAAKPLNEPESVVDLNATKSESESELKTGANLPEEPREEEPANNTVASSETVSENKETDSPITENTEVFRTENTRDLPTRPAPQPVSEVVKASNASVNKPLVAAQLMPEFPGGTKALARFFNKYYRYPLEAKNNNIEGVVYVRFIVNPDGSLSNAKVVKGVGHGCDEEAIRLISLMPKWIPGEQDGTKVAVYKTIPITFRLLN from the coding sequence ATGCAAAACGCAAACAAGACAACGACTGTTCACAAAATTGATGACTACCTCCTTCGGATTGAAGCCCATGAAAAAGCCGAAAGAAGAAGAAAAGGCCTCTATGCTCTAGTACTATTTGCTGTTGTGGGAATAGGCTTCACGGTCTATAAAACCATTAGTTTCCAGAAAAACCTCCGAACTTTCAGCGTGGCTGACCTTTCGTATGAGAAGGTACAGACATTGTTTACCGAAGACGAGGCTCCAATTATCGTTAGTCATCCGGATATTGGCCGTGATACAGTAAAATCTGTAGAGGACTATATCACAGTGTTGAATCTTCTGGACCTGATTGAACAAAATCGCAACCTGGCCATCAGCGTTGTTGATACCCTTTCGGGCGAAGAGACCGCAGAAGAAACCGCACAAAATAGCCTTTCTCCTTACATGGTAGATATTGACGGAGAGCGCAAACAGGGCCGCACACTCAACTTTAGTATCGAGAATTATGATCCCGAAGTAACCTATATGCTGGACTTTGGAAATGGTTCCAGACGCAGAGTCGGCAAATCGTTTACTTATACTTACGAACAGCCCGGAAACTACCGTATCCAACTATACTCAACCAAAAACGCGGTTTCCAATACGTACACAAAACGGGTGCAAATCAGTCAGGATGAAAGAATGGCCACGCAGATCGCAAGTGCGGCGAAACCACTCAACGAACCCGAATCTGTTGTAGACCTGAATGCCACAAAAAGCGAAAGTGAAAGTGAATTAAAAACCGGTGCGAATCTGCCAGAAGAACCGCGCGAAGAAGAACCAGCCAACAATACAGTAGCGTCATCAGAAACGGTTTCAGAAAATAAAGAAACTGATTCACCGATTACAGAAAATACAGAGGTCTTCCGTACCGAAAATACACGTGATCTGCCGACGCGTCCGGCTCCGCAACCAGTTTCCGAGGTGGTCAAAGCATCCAATGCTTCTGTCAACAAACCGCTGGTCGCTGCTCAGCTTATGCCCGAATTTCCGGGAGGAACCAAAGCCCTGGCAAGGTTTTTCAACAAATACTACCGCTACCCGTTGGAAGCTAAAAACAATAACATCGAAGGCGTTGTATATGTACGGTTTATTGTAAATCCCGACGGCAGCCTGAGCAATGCGAAAGTAGTAAAAGGCGTGGGACATGGCTGTGATGAGGAAGCCATCCGCCTGATTTCACTTATGCCCAAATGGATTCCAGGTGAGCAGGACGGAACAAAAGTAGCCGTTTACAAGACGATCCCCATTACCTTCCGGCTTCTCAACTAA